One part of the Bacteroidia bacterium genome encodes these proteins:
- a CDS encoding carotenoid oxygenase family protein, translating to MNYALEAANPYLLGPYAPVFDEIVASDLKVIGEIPKDINGVYVRNGPNPKFEPKGHYHWFDGDAMLHALQLENGKATYRNRWIRTNNFMEEEAAGQSLWQGLMGKLAANMNRPWNRGVPLKDTANTAVAFHDGKLLAGWYMCGDLYEIDPISLETKGVQTYNNTLSSKAMAHVKVDEQKNEMMFFDYELTGSYLAYGVINGTGEVKHFAKVPTPGPRIPHDMGITENYSILMDLPLIYDLNVMARSGKAVPVFRKDMPSRFGIIPRFGTADEVKWFEAKPCYIYHTINCWEEGDEIVMDCCVNDNPTPQQELPKGASPAEKLNSYLRLRAYLHRYRFNLKTGETKEYRLDDQTTEFPLMNSQYLGRKSKFAYNQRFELSKTLRFDGIVKYNTEDNSSQTYEYGEYTYGSESPFIPKEHAQSEDDGYVISFITDAREEKSEVIILDAQNIEQEPLARILLPQRVPLGFHACWVNGDRMFR from the coding sequence ATGAACTATGCCCTCGAGGCAGCAAATCCATATCTCTTGGGGCCCTATGCTCCGGTTTTCGATGAAATTGTTGCTTCGGATTTGAAGGTGATTGGAGAAATTCCCAAAGATATCAATGGGGTATATGTTCGAAATGGTCCTAATCCGAAATTTGAACCTAAAGGTCATTATCACTGGTTTGATGGAGATGCCATGCTACACGCCCTTCAATTGGAAAATGGGAAGGCCACTTATCGAAACCGATGGATCCGTACGAATAATTTTATGGAAGAAGAAGCTGCCGGTCAATCACTCTGGCAGGGCTTGATGGGAAAGCTGGCAGCAAATATGAATCGACCCTGGAATAGGGGAGTACCCTTAAAAGACACGGCCAATACAGCGGTAGCATTTCATGACGGCAAGCTACTGGCAGGTTGGTATATGTGTGGAGACCTTTATGAAATAGATCCCATTAGCCTGGAAACAAAGGGAGTACAGACTTACAACAATACCCTTTCTTCCAAAGCCATGGCACATGTCAAAGTAGATGAGCAAAAGAATGAAATGATGTTCTTTGATTATGAACTCACAGGTTCTTATTTGGCCTATGGCGTAATCAATGGAACAGGAGAAGTCAAGCACTTTGCCAAGGTCCCAACTCCGGGCCCTCGCATTCCCCATGATATGGGAATTACCGAGAATTATTCCATCCTCATGGACCTTCCCCTGATTTACGATTTGAATGTGATGGCGAGGTCGGGGAAAGCAGTTCCAGTGTTCAGAAAAGACATGCCGAGCCGTTTTGGAATCATTCCTCGCTTTGGCACTGCGGATGAAGTGAAATGGTTTGAAGCCAAGCCTTGTTACATTTACCATACCATCAATTGCTGGGAAGAAGGAGATGAGATTGTGATGGATTGCTGTGTAAATGATAATCCCACTCCTCAACAGGAATTGCCCAAAGGAGCTTCGCCTGCAGAAAAACTAAATTCCTATTTGAGGTTGCGAGCTTATTTGCATCGTTACCGCTTTAATCTAAAAACGGGAGAGACCAAAGAATACCGACTCGACGATCAGACGACGGAGTTTCCCCTGATGAATAGCCAATACCTGGGACGCAAATCAAAATTTGCTTATAACCAGCGATTCGAACTTTCAAAGACCCTTCGTTTCGATGGAATTGTGAAGTACAATACAGAAGATAATAGTTCTCAAACCTATGAATATGGGGAGTACACATATGGAAGTGAATCCCCTTTCATTCCAAAAGAACATGCCCAATCCGAAGATGATGGATATGTGATCAGCTTTATTACAGATGCCCGTGAGGAAAAGTCTGAGGTGATCATTCTGGACGCTCAAAATATCGAACAAGAGCCATTAGCCAGGATTTTACTTCCTCAGAGAGTGCCTTTAGGCTTCCATGCTTGCTGGGTAAATGGAGATCGGATGTTTCGCTAA
- a CDS encoding TetR/AcrR family transcriptional regulator, with protein MKAVIKEGRADQFIQHAQEVFFNKGYAHTTISDICKKAECSRTTLYSYFESKENLYLAVIEKAFKKFLGYFGKLKKEGASGFEQVLIHSRGYIRFSKEFPKHYETIHDFYGIIRNAHESPLQTEVQTHIKDSPNFEGVKELSLLPFKLLTKEIQRGLDEGNINRKYSAEEHMINIWAYLKGISDISPNLGYVFSPQKLNMEKKTESFIRAMLEI; from the coding sequence ATGAAAGCCGTGATAAAGGAAGGAAGGGCAGATCAATTCATCCAACATGCACAGGAAGTATTCTTCAATAAGGGATATGCTCATACCACCATTTCTGATATTTGCAAAAAGGCGGAATGCAGCCGGACCACTTTGTATTCATATTTTGAATCCAAGGAGAATCTGTATCTCGCAGTTATTGAAAAGGCCTTTAAAAAATTTCTGGGCTATTTTGGGAAACTTAAGAAAGAAGGAGCAAGTGGATTTGAACAGGTCCTAATTCATAGCCGGGGTTACATTCGATTTTCTAAAGAGTTTCCCAAACATTATGAGACCATTCATGATTTCTATGGAATTATCAGAAATGCTCATGAGAGTCCTTTACAGACGGAAGTACAAACTCATATCAAAGACAGTCCAAATTTTGAAGGAGTCAAAGAGCTGTCTTTATTGCCATTTAAGCTCCTAACAAAAGAAATCCAAAGAGGCCTGGATGAGGGTAATATCAATAGGAAATATTCTGCTGAAGAGCACATGATCAACATCTGGGCATACCTGAAAGGGATTTCGGATATCTCTCCTAATTTAGGCTATGTATTTTCTCCTCAAAAGCTGAATATGGAGAAAAAAACAGAGAGCTTCATTCGAGCAATGTTGGAAATATAA
- a CDS encoding NADH:flavin oxidoreductase/NADH oxidase family protein, whose translation MNKNYLTTSFELPCGVVLKNRLVKSAMTERLSDTDLAPTQEHNHLYKIWAETGASLLITGNVMVDDIHRESAGNVYAGEESILPKMKSWAEAAKANDTEAWVQISHAGRQTSRFLSSHPQAPSAVQLHKMGLFGKPRAMTESYIQALIQKFVKTARICKEAGFTGIQLHSAHGYLLSQFLSPKTNQRTDAWGGSIENRSRLLMTIIEECRKELGADYPISVKLNSSDFQRGGFTEEESLQVIKMLDSKIDLLEISGGTYEKLVFFGLGEEVKESTRKREAYFLEFSKKVREISNIPLLITGGFRSFSFCNQVLESKELDLVGMARPFITNTNEISDFLAGKIEMLENLLVRTGIKSIDDSAEGGYYARQLIRLAKGKALDKKIKPMQSSMFFLTHELKKSLQRRFA comes from the coding sequence ATGAATAAAAACTACCTTACTACGAGTTTCGAGCTCCCCTGTGGAGTGGTCCTGAAAAATCGCCTGGTGAAATCTGCAATGACTGAAAGGCTCAGTGATACAGATTTAGCCCCCACGCAGGAACATAATCACTTATATAAAATATGGGCTGAAACAGGAGCATCTTTGCTCATCACGGGCAATGTGATGGTAGATGATATTCACAGAGAATCTGCTGGAAATGTGTATGCAGGAGAGGAAAGTATCCTTCCTAAAATGAAATCCTGGGCAGAAGCAGCCAAAGCAAATGATACGGAGGCCTGGGTTCAAATTTCCCATGCAGGAAGACAAACAAGCAGATTTCTAAGTTCTCATCCACAAGCTCCCTCCGCCGTACAGCTACATAAGATGGGGCTATTTGGGAAACCGAGAGCCATGACGGAAAGCTATATTCAGGCACTCATTCAAAAGTTTGTAAAAACAGCCAGGATTTGTAAAGAAGCCGGTTTTACAGGAATTCAGCTTCATTCGGCTCATGGGTATTTATTGAGTCAATTCCTTTCGCCCAAAACCAATCAACGTACAGATGCATGGGGCGGTAGCATAGAGAATCGTAGTAGATTGCTCATGACTATCATAGAAGAATGTCGAAAGGAATTAGGAGCAGACTATCCCATTTCGGTTAAACTAAATTCCTCCGATTTCCAAAGGGGAGGGTTTACTGAAGAAGAATCTCTACAGGTAATTAAAATGCTGGATAGCAAAATTGATTTGCTCGAAATCTCAGGAGGAACCTATGAGAAATTGGTATTCTTTGGATTGGGAGAGGAAGTAAAAGAAAGTACCCGAAAACGGGAAGCCTATTTTCTGGAGTTTTCAAAAAAAGTCCGTGAGATCAGCAATATCCCGCTCTTGATTACTGGTGGTTTCAGATCCTTTAGTTTCTGTAATCAGGTACTCGAAAGCAAGGAATTGGACCTTGTAGGTATGGCGCGTCCTTTCATTACCAATACAAATGAGATATCCGATTTCCTGGCAGGAAAAATAGAGATGTTAGAGAATCTGCTTGTAAGAACCGGAATAAAGTCGATTGATGATTCGGCTGAGGGAGGATACTATGCTCGACAATTGATTCGGCTGGCAAAGGGCAAAGCTTTGGATAAGAAAATTAAGCCGATGCAAAGTTCAATGTTCTTTCTAACCCATGAGTTAAAGAAATCCTTACAAAGGAGATTTGCCTGA
- a CDS encoding acetyl-CoA acetyltransferase, with the protein MKHTRVYILGGAQTNFAQNYGRAEKSIGELMADSFEKALVESQIEIADIDSLHVGNFVGELFCGQGQLGGVMIQHFPQLAGIPSARHEAACASGSMAAFAGMREIEAGHYDLVAVSGVEMMRNVNGKLAAQHLGAAAWIGHEAEEAVYPWVYLFSEIKEFYQERFGVDDKHLAEIARINYANARRNPNAQTRNWEMTDEDFGTNEERNPIIEGSLRKSDCGRVTDGSATIFLASESYAREYAKKRKLDLDQIPYIKGWGHRTAPIQLAYKLEQAKEGAYPFPHLQGAISDAMGRAQIEDLSALDGIETHDCFTISEYAALEHFGLAKAGEGWKLIEEGEIAFDGKLPVNASGGLIGMGHPVGATGVRMLLDGYKQVAGKAGDYQIQNAKNIGLLNIGGSFTTVASFVVGK; encoded by the coding sequence ATGAAACATACCCGCGTTTACATCCTCGGAGGTGCACAAACCAATTTCGCCCAAAACTACGGTCGAGCGGAAAAAAGCATCGGAGAATTGATGGCTGATAGTTTTGAAAAAGCTTTGGTCGAAAGTCAAATTGAAATTGCCGATATAGATAGCCTTCATGTAGGAAATTTTGTAGGTGAACTCTTTTGTGGGCAAGGTCAATTGGGAGGAGTCATGATTCAGCATTTTCCACAGCTTGCAGGCATTCCCTCTGCCAGACATGAAGCGGCTTGTGCTTCGGGAAGTATGGCAGCCTTTGCCGGAATGCGAGAAATCGAAGCCGGTCATTATGATTTGGTAGCAGTTTCTGGCGTTGAAATGATGCGCAATGTAAATGGAAAATTAGCTGCACAACATTTGGGTGCTGCAGCATGGATAGGACATGAAGCAGAGGAAGCTGTCTATCCCTGGGTGTATCTATTCTCAGAAATCAAGGAATTTTACCAGGAGAGATTTGGAGTGGATGATAAACATTTGGCAGAGATCGCTCGAATCAATTATGCCAATGCTCGTCGAAATCCTAATGCGCAGACCCGAAATTGGGAAATGACGGATGAGGATTTCGGGACAAATGAAGAACGGAATCCCATAATCGAAGGAAGTCTGAGAAAGTCGGACTGTGGCCGGGTAACAGATGGAAGTGCTACCATTTTTTTAGCCTCAGAATCCTATGCCAGAGAGTATGCAAAGAAGAGGAAACTGGACCTGGATCAAATCCCTTATATCAAAGGTTGGGGCCATCGGACAGCTCCTATCCAATTGGCCTATAAACTGGAACAGGCAAAGGAAGGTGCATATCCATTTCCTCATCTTCAAGGAGCGATTTCAGACGCTATGGGTCGGGCTCAAATAGAAGACCTTAGTGCCCTGGATGGAATAGAAACCCACGATTGCTTTACCATTTCTGAGTATGCAGCCCTTGAGCATTTTGGATTGGCCAAAGCGGGAGAAGGATGGAAGCTAATTGAAGAAGGTGAGATTGCCTTTGACGGGAAATTACCGGTAAATGCCAGTGGTGGCTTGATAGGCATGGGACATCCGGTAGGAGCCACAGGTGTTCGTATGTTATTGGATGGGTACAAACAAGTCGCCGGCAAAGCTGGAGATTATCAAATACAAAACGCAAAAAATATAGGCCTACTCAATATTGGAGGCAGTTTCACTACAGTCGCCAGTTTCGTAGTGGGTAAATAA